Proteins encoded within one genomic window of Rhododendron vialii isolate Sample 1 chromosome 1a, ASM3025357v1:
- the LOC131318361 gene encoding uncharacterized protein LOC131318361 codes for MDPIPAWVQRLWDEWDLRVLVLLSFTLQIILSQFGNRRKYISSMWISVLVWLAYLMADWVATVALGKLSDAQGDSEKSNGLWAIWAPLLLLHLGGPDTITAYSLEDTQLWMRHLLGLVVQLSVAVYVILMSWKNSWLSFMSLPALVAGVIKYGERTWVLKWVSDDKYLHRISIDPLMYRNSTEGHEYVRVLVLAYKHLDQFMNYLVGSGGLYILGTPPNPWVVAETNMKWDALEVEMGLIYDLLYTKAAVIYSKGGFIMRCISFGCTLTVLVGLTVQIVHLKTRGEDDEGNWHEIDIAITGVLIVGAVALEIYAAVVLFSSNWMMLWLIKQGRGEWVIRLSDRFPWLFNKKKNWSRMMGRFDLLGYLLKIRDREVRSPSSKIAWKVLGRNYEDKWNRYRHKTAYSVHPLVYNAISELCDPYIDSRISDSLTRELDEDWAILKDRNDTGETFFELTLCVHMATEICYRLEMEWDASGEDDPSGSDSSLWNQNREVSKALSDYMMYLLVMHPSLLPNVGSLHVLELFFDEPRRLTRDARDINAACRNLLSDKC; via the coding sequence ATGGATCCGATTCCAGCATGGGTGCAGAGACTTTGGGACGAGTGGGATCTTCGAGTACTGGTTTTACTCAGTTTCACCTTACAAATAATTCTTTCCCAATTTGGCAACCGAAGAAAATATATATCCTCGATGTGGATTAGTGTCCTTGTTTGGTTGGCCTATTTAATGGCGGACTGGGTAGCAACGGTTGCTCTAGGCAAACTCTCAGATGCCCAAGGGGATAGCGAAAAAAGCAACGGATTATGGGCCATATGGGCACCGTTGCTTTTGCTACATCTTGGTGGACCTGACACCATAACTGCCTATTCATTGGAAGATACTCAGTTGTGGATGAGGCACCTTTTAGGATTAGTGGTTCAACTTTCTGTGGCAGTTTACGTCATTCTGATGTCGTGGAAAAATTCATGGCTCTCGTTCATGTCGCTTCCGGCGTTAGTAGCGGGAGTTATCAAGTACGGGGAGAGAACGTGGGTTCTCAAGTGGGTGAGTGACGATAAATACTTACATAGAATATCCATCGATCCTCTTATGTATAGAAATTCAACCGAGGGTCATGAATATGTGCGGGTTTTAGTTCTGGCTTATAAACATCTGGATCAGTTTATGAATTATTTGGTGGGGAGCGGCGGTTTGTACATACTGGGGACCCCGCCCAACCCCTGGGTTGTTGCGGAAACTAATATGAAGTGGGACGCGCTGGAGGTTGAAATGGGACTCATTTATGATTTGCTATATACAAAGGCCGCCGTAATTTACAGTAAGGGAGGTTTTATAATGCGCTGTATTAGCTTCGGATGTACGTTGACTGTGTTGGTAGGATTAACCGTTCAGATTGTACATTTAAAGACCAGGGGAGAAGATGATGAAGGGAATTGGCATGAGATTGATATTGCAATTACAGGGGTATTAATAGTAGGAGCTGTAGCTTTGGAGATTTATGCAGCCGTTGTACTATTTTCCTCCAATTGGATGATGCTTTGGCTGATTAAACAGGGTAGAGGGGAATGGGTGATAAGGTTGAGTGATAGATTTCCATGGCTtttcaacaagaagaaaaactggTCTCGAATGATGGGGCGATTTGATCTACTTGGTTATTTACTCAAAATTCGTGACCGCGAGGTTCGAAGTCCAAGTAGTAAAATAGCCTGGAAGGTGTTAGGGCGTAATTATGAGGATAAGTGGAATAGATATCGACACAAGACTGCATATTCTGTACATCCTCTGGTATACAATGCGATTTCAGAGCTTTGTGATCCTTATATTGATTCAAGAATATCCGACAGCTTGACCCGTGAATTGGATGAAGATTGGGCGATACTAAAAGACCGTAACGACACGGGGGAAACTTTTTTCGAGCTAACTTTGTGCGTGCACATGGCAACAGAAATATGCTACCGTTTAGAAATGGAATGGGATGCAAGTGGTGAAGATGATCCCTCCGGATCCGATTCCTCGTTGTGGAATCAAAACAGGGAAGTGTCGAAAGCTCTGTCGGATTACATGATGTATCTACTTGTGATGCACCCTTCATTGTTGCCCAATGTTGGATCACTTCATGTTTTGGAGCTTTTCTTCGACGAACCGAGACGTCTTACAAGGGATGCACGTGACATAAACGCGGCTTGCCGTAACTTGCTGAGTGATAAgtgctaa
- the LOC131325521 gene encoding protein REDUCED CHLOROPLAST COVERAGE 2 translates to MAPKSGKSKPHNKAKGEKKKKEEKVLPTVIEITVETPDESQLTLKGISTDRILDVRKLLAVHVETCHVTNFSLSHEVRGQRLKDSVEIVSLKPCHLTMIEEDYTEELAVGHVRRLLDIVACTTSFGPSKTTGRASPKESGPNENEGGPESAGFESNPKTAKDGGAHRGAPNGPKSPRPDGGGRDAAEKGDAAGVLCPPPRLGQFYDFFSFSHLTPPIQYIRRSTRPFLEEKTKDEFFQIDVRVCSGKPTTIVASRKGFYPAGKPTLLGHSLVGLLQQISRIFDAAYKALMKAYTDHNKFGNLPYGFRANTWVVPPIVADSPCTFPPLPVEDENWEGSGGGQGRDGKHDYRQWAKEFAILATMPCKTPEERQIRDRKAFVLHSLFVDVSVFKAVAAIRHLIDNSHNSPKDSADSISHDERIGDLHIRVAKDVPDASTKLDGKNDGSRVLGMSQEELAKRNLLKGITADESATVQDTSTLGVVVVRHCGYTAVVKVVAEVNWEGRAVPQDIEIEDQPEGGANALNVNSLRMLLHKPSTPQSSTGVQKLQSADFEDLSPARSLVRRVLGDSLLKLQAETSKHTRSIRWELGACWVQHLQSQASGKPDPKKTEEVKVEPAVKGLGKQGGLLKEIKRKTEDKNSKIKQGKEVAVNGLGMDKKLDAADQRDVEKQDEAIQMIWKKLLPEAAYLRLKESETGLHLKSPDELIEMSHKYYTDTAIPKLVADFGSLELSPVDGRTLTDFMHTRGLRMCSLGLVVELADKLPHVQSLCLHEMVVRAYKHILHAVVAAVTNVADLAGSVASCLNTLLGKPSAENLDADITNDDNLKWRWVETFLLKRFGWHWKSEIEQDLRKFSILRGLCYKVGLELLPRDYDMDSATPFKKSDIISMVPVYKHVACSSADGRTLLESSKTSLDKGKLEDAVNYGTKALSKLVSVCGPYHRMTAGAYSLLAVVLYHTGDFNQATTYQQKALDINERELGLDHPDTMKSYGDLAVFYYRLQHTELALKYVNRALYLLHLTCGPSHPNTAATYINVAMMEEGLGNVHVALRYLHEALKCNKRLLGADHIQTAASYHAIAIALSLMEAYSLSVQHEQTTLQILQAKLGSDDLRTQDAAAWLEYFESKALEQQEAARNGTPKPDASISSKGHLSVSDLLDYIAPDADVKAREAQKKQARAKLKGKPGQIWETITDGYQKEEILSPDNLVSENSSDKENKSGTENKSEPPFAESKDVKLDLILVDRMAKNQNDDIVQDEVADEGWQEAFPKGRSTTNRKSSSSMRPSLAKLSTNFMNVSQSTKYRGKQNNLTSPKMLSNDSTSPVQKKFVKSASFSPKLIAPATGTEKSVDMKSAPSSPASTDQAVKSAPLVSSISIQAAGKLFSYKEVALAPPGTIVKAVAEHLPKENSNVGPISQGSKEMVVPEAIQAAEKDKVEKPIEEKLPLDSDEEKKCPVSAEEETKVEGAVPTEASEGLKCPAIEDRVEEVKDVVVKGEEVESEVVVAVLGVEDSSSSRDSNITCSKSEELVTVEVLTGSETSLPEKDGSVRKHNISEKDETLHNQLIENGNVIPLVTEAENQECTSSSPLASEAEKQHEAETGKDASKKLSAAAPPYNPSTIPVFGSVPMVGFSDHVGILPPPVNIPPMVAVNPVRRSPHHSATARVPFGPRLSGGYNRSGNRVSRSKHNGEGTPFSPPRIMNPHAAEFVPGHPWVPNGLYPVSPNGYLASSNGIPVSPNGYPLSPNATPGSPNGFQPSSNGVPMTQNGFPVSPVSPVESPTVLTVEIRDENETQVVAEDNTEKSPVDVGNSNESIEEKASEVQCPDNEECRPETEENPGDPDVVVGDVVEENGSSDKLEVEKKPNKCWGDYSDSEAEVVEVTS, encoded by the exons AGGACTATACGGAAGAACTGGCCGTTGGACACGTCAGACGACTCCTGGACATCGTGGCGTGCACCACCTCCTTTGGACCGTCCAAGACAACCGGTCGAGCGAGCCCAAAAGAATCCGGTCCGAACGAGAACGAGGGCGGTCCGGAAAGCGCGGGCTTTGAATCCAATCCGAAAACCGCGAAAGACGGTGGGGCACACAGAGGAGCGCCGAATGGGCCCAAGTCGCCGAGGCCGGACGGCGGAGGAAGAGACGCGGCGGAGAAAGGCGACGCGGCGGGAGTTCTTTGCCCGCCGCCGAGGCTCGGGCAGTTCTACGATTTCTTCTCGTTCTCTCACCTTACTCCGCCAATTCAAt ACATTAGGAGATCTACTCGTCCATTTCttgaggaaaaaacaaaagacgaGTTCTTTCAAATTGAT GTCAGGGTTTGCAGTGGGAAGCCAACGACAATTGTTGCTTCACGTAAAGGGTTTTATCCTGCTGGAAAACCCACTCTTTTGGGTCACTCTTTGGTTGGTTTGCTGCAACAGATCAGCCGAATTTTTGATGCT GCTTACAAAGCTCTCATGAAAGCTTACACTGACCACAATAAG TTTGGGAACCTTCCTTACGGTTTTCGAGCAAACACATGGGTTGTCCCTCCAATTGTAGCTGACAGCCCATGTACATTTCCCCCACTTCCTGTGGAAGACGAAAACTGGGAAGGAAGTGGGGGTGGGCAAGGACGAGATGGTAAACATGATTACAGGCAGTGGGCAAAGGAGTTTGCGATCCTAGCAACAATGCCTTGTAAAACCCCAGAAGAAAGGCAAATCCGCGATAGGAAGGCCTTTGTACTTCACAGTTTATTTGTCGACGTTTCAGTCTTTAAAGCTGTTGCAGCCATCAGACATCTAATTGACAACAGCCACAACTCACCTAAAGATTCGGCTGATTCAATTTCACATGACGAACGAATTGGAGATTTACATATTAGGGTGGCAAAAGATGTGCCTGATGCGAGCACAAAGTTGGATGGTAAGAATGACGGAAGTCGGGTTCTTGGAATGTCACAAGAGGAGCTTGCTAAGAGAAACTTGCTCAAAGGGATAACTGCAGATGAGAGTGCAACTGTTCAG GATACCTCCACTCTTGGTGTGGTAGTTGTAAGACACTGTGGCTACACTGCTGTTGTGAAAGTTGTGGCTGAGGTAAATTGGGAGGGCAGGGCTGTCCCTCAAGATATTGAAATCGAGGACCAACCTGAAGGAGGTGCGAATGCGTTGAATGTAAACAG CTTGAGAATGCTACTGCACAAGCCATCCACACCTCAATCATCTACTGGAGTTCAAAAATTACAGAGTGCAGATTTTGAAGATTTAAGTCCTGCCAGATCATTGGTTAGGAGAGTGCTAGGTGACAGTTTGCTTAAGCTACAGGCTGAAACCAGTAAACACACAAGATCTATCAGATGGGAGCTGGGAGCATGTTGGGTGCAGCACTTGCAAAGTCAGGCTTCTGGGAAACCCGATCCTAAGAAAACTGAAGAAGTGAAGGTTGAGCCAGCTGTGAAGGGTCTTGGAAAGCAAGGTGGATTGCTAAAGGAAATCAAGAGGAAAACAGAAGACAAAAACAGCAAAATTAAGCAGGGAAAAGAAGTTGCTGTGAACGGCCTTGGCATGGATAAAAAATTGGATGCCGCTGATCAAAGGGATGTAGAAAAACAAGACGAGGCAATACAAATGATATGGAAAAAGCTACTACCTGAAGCAGCATATTTGCGCCTTAAAGAATCAGAAACTGGCCTTCATCTTAAG TCGCCTGATGAGTTGATTGAGATGTCACATAAGTATTATACAGATACTGCAATCCCGAAACTG GTGGCAGATTTTGGTTCACTTGAACTTTCACCAGTTGACGGAAGGACATTGACTGATTTTATGCATACCAGGGGTTTGCGTATGTGTTCCTTGGGCCTTGTG GTTGAACTTGCGGACAAGCTCCCTCACGTGCAATCACTATGTTTGCATGAGATGGTTGTTCGAGCCTACAAACATATATTGCATGCTGTTGTAGCAGCAGTAACCAATGTTGCTGACCTGGCTGGATCAGTAGCATCATGTTTAAACACTTTGCTGGGAAAACCCTCCGCAGAAAACCTTGACGCAGACATCACTAATGACGATAACTTGAAATGGAGGTGGGTGGAAACCTTCCTTCTGAAGAGGTTTGGATGGCATTGGAAATCTGAAATCGAACAGGATCTCAGAAAGTTTTCAATTCTTCGTGGGCTTTGCTACAAG GTTGGACTTGAGCTTCTCCCCAGAGATTATGATATGGATTCCGCAACCCCTTTCAAAAAGTCAGACATTATAAGCATGGTTCCGGTATACAAG CACGTTGCGTGCTCATCTGCGGATGGGCGTACACTGTTGGAATCATCCAAAACTTCACTGGACAAAGGCAAACTGGAGGATGCTGTTAATTACGGCACTAAG GCACTCTCAAAGCTTGTGTCAGTCTGTGGCCCTTATCATCGAATGACAGCAGGGGCATATAGTCTTTTGGCCGTAGTGCTCTACCATACTGGGGATTTTAATCAG GCTACCACCTATCAGCAAAAAGCTTTGGATATCAATGAGAGAGAACTTGGACTCGATCATCCAGATACAATGAAGAGTTATGGTGACCTAGCTGTTTTTTACTATCGGCTCCAGCACACAGAACTGGCCTTGAA GTATGTAAATCGTGCATTGTATCTTTTGCATCTTACATGCGGACCTTCTCATCCAAATACTGCTGCCACATATATTAATGTAGCAATGATGGAAGAAGGTTTGGGAAATGTTCATGTTGCCCTTAGATACCTCCATGAGGCTCTGAAGTGTAACAAAAGGCTACTCGGAGCTGATCATATCCAA ACTGCTGCCAGCTATCATGCTATTGCCATTGCTCTATCGTTAATGGAGGCCTACTCCTTGAGCGTTCAGCATGAACAAACCACACTACAGATTCTGCAGGCAAAACTCGGATCAGATGATCTACGCACGCAG GATGCGGCTGCATGGCTCGAATACTTTGAGTCGAAGGCTCTGGAGCAGCAAGAGGCTGCACGCAATGGTACTCCAAAGCCAGATGCTTCTATCTCCAGCAAAGGTCATTTGAG TGTGTCGGACCTATTGGATTATATAGCTCCAGATGCAGATGTGAAAGCAAGAGAAGCGCAAAAGAAGCAAGCTCGTGCAAAG CTTAAAGGCAAACCAGGTCAAATCTGGGAAACAATCACAGATGGATATCAGAAGGAAGAAATATTATCACCTGATAATCTTGTTTCAGAAAACTCTAGTGATAAAGAGAACAAATCTGGAACTGAGAACAAATCTGAACCTCCGTTCGCAGAATCTAAAGATGTGAAACTTGATTTAATCCTAGTGGATCGGATGGCAAAGAACCAAAATGATGACATTGTCCAAGATGAAGTGGCTGATGAAGGATGGCAAGAAGCTTTTCCAAAAGGTCGCTCGACTACAAATCGCAAGTCTTCTAGTTCAATGAGACCCAGCTTGGCGAAATTGAGTACCAACTTCATGAACGTTTCCCAGTCCACAAAATACCGTGGGAAACAGAATAATTTAACTTCTCCAAAGATGCTGTCAAATGACTCCACTTCTCCTGTTCAGAAGAAGTTTGTTAAAAGTGCAAGCTTCAGTCCAAAGTTAATCGCACCAGCTACTGGGACTGAAAAATCTGTTGACATGAAGTCAGCCCCATCTAGTCCAGCTTCAACTGATCAAGCTGTGAAGTCTGCTCCATTAGTAAGTTCAATCAGCATTCAGGCGGCTGGAAAACTTTTCTCCTACAAAGAAGTTGCTTTGGCTCCTCCTGGTACTATTGTGAAGGCAGTTGCGGAGCATTTGCCTAAGGAAAATTCCAATGTGGGACCCATTTCTCAAGGGAGCAAAGAGATGGTTGTGCCAGAAGCAATTCAGGCTGCGGAAAAAGACAAAGTTGAGAAACCCATTGAAGAGAAACTTCCTCTGGATTCTGATGAGGAAAAGAAATGTCCTGTCAGTGCAGAGGAAGAAACAAAAGTTGAGGGTGCTGTGCCAACAGAAGCCTCAGAAGGGTTGAAGTGTCCAGCCATTGAAGACAGAGTTGAAGAGGTAAAGGACGTGGTTGTAAAAGGCGAAGAAGTAGAATCTGAAGTGGTGGTTGCTGTTTTGGGAGTTGAGGATTCTAGTTCTTCCCGTGATTCAAACATTACTTGTTCCAAAAGTGAAGAGTTGGTAACAGTTGAAGTTTTAACTGGAAGCGAAACTTCTTTACCAGAAAAAGATGGCTCCGTTAGAAAACATAACATATCCGAAAAAGATGAAACTTTGCACAATCAACTGATAGAAAATGGAAATGTTATTCCCTTGGTAACTGAAGCAGAAAACCAAGAGTGCACAAGTTCCAGTCCCTTGGCATCTGAAGCGGAAAAGCAACACGAGGCAGAAACAGGAAAAGATGCAAGCAAAAAATTATCCGCGGCTGCACCTCCCTACAACCCATCCACAATTCCAGTGTTTGGATCAGTTCCAATGGTGGGCTTCAGTGATCATGTGGGGATATTGCCCCCACCTGTGAATATTCCTCCAATGGTTGCAGTAAATCCTGTTCGTAGATCACCCCATCATTCAGCTACAGCTAGGGTTCCGTTTGGTCCTCGGCTCTCTGGCGGATATAATAGATCGGGAAATCGGGTCTCACGTAGCAAGCACAATGGGGAGGGGACCCCTTTCAGCCCTCCAAGAATAATGAACCCACATGCTGCTGAATTTGTACCTGGCCACCCATGGGTTCCTAATGGCCTCTACCCAGTCTCTCCGAATGGTTACTTAGCTTCCTCAAATGGTATTCCAGTGTCCCCAAACGGGTATCCCTTATCCCCAAACGCTACTCCAGGGTCACCAAATGGGTTTCAACCATCCTCGAATGGTGTTCCAATGACACAAAATGGGTTTCCAGTCTCTCCAGTCAGTCCAGTAGAATCTCCGACGGTTTTAACTGTTGAAATTAGGGATGAAAATGAAACCCAAGTTGTAGCAGAGGATAATACCGAAAAATCTCCGGTCGATGTTGGAAATTCAAATGAGTCAATTGAAGAGAAAGCCTCTGAAGTTCAATGTCCAGACAATGAAGAATGTAGGCCCGAAACTGAAGAAAACCCTGGAGATCCGGATGTGGTGGTTGGAGATGTGGTTGAGGAAAATGGAAGTAGTGACAAATTAGAAGTCGAGAAAAAGCCAAACAAGTGCTGGGGAGATTACAGTGACAGTGAAGCTGAGGTTGTTGAGGTTACAAGCTGA